The following coding sequences are from one Streptomyces sp. NBC_01232 window:
- a CDS encoding MerR family transcriptional regulator: MDDKHMQIGEVAARTELSLRTIRHYEETGLVTPSARSQGGFRLYTETDVARLMVIRRMKPLGFTLDQMRDLLDATDRLDNEPGLDTGEREILLGRVREYEQAAAEQVDKLRVQLARAEDFAETLRTRLHQAAPAGS, encoded by the coding sequence GTGGACGACAAGCACATGCAGATCGGCGAAGTCGCCGCGCGGACGGAACTGTCCCTGCGCACCATCCGGCACTACGAGGAGACCGGTCTGGTCACCCCCTCCGCCCGCTCCCAGGGCGGCTTCCGCCTCTACACCGAAACCGACGTCGCCCGGCTCATGGTCATCCGCCGCATGAAGCCGCTCGGCTTCACCCTCGATCAGATGCGCGACCTCCTGGATGCCACCGACCGCCTCGACAACGAGCCCGGCCTTGACACCGGGGAGCGCGAGATCCTGCTGGGGCGGGTGCGGGAGTACGAGCAGGCCGCCGCCGAGCAGGTCGACAAGCTCCGCGTCCAGCTGGCCCGCGCCGAGGACTTCGCCGAAACGCTCCGTACGCGCCTGCACCAGGCCGCACCGGCCGGGTCCTGA
- a CDS encoding DUF317 domain-containing protein, which yields MLVAVELSNAGFRTTIERLRLHSWLLGPGQPTEVIDCFPEANGDFTLIVDDRADTHISSADGRLYLGWFPDGRPGAEDEGWVLAVTGTAKVPGYRVVFDPQTPARLVAATVSEVLATARRQ from the coding sequence ATGCTTGTGGCCGTGGAGCTGTCGAACGCCGGATTTCGCACCACGATCGAGAGGTTGCGCTTGCATAGCTGGCTTTTGGGGCCCGGTCAGCCGACCGAGGTCATCGACTGCTTCCCCGAGGCGAACGGCGACTTCACCCTCATCGTCGACGACAGGGCCGACACCCATATCTCCTCGGCCGACGGCAGGCTCTATCTCGGGTGGTTTCCCGACGGCCGCCCCGGGGCCGAGGACGAGGGCTGGGTCCTGGCCGTCACCGGCACCGCGAAGGTTCCCGGCTACCGTGTCGTCTTCGACCCGCAAACCCCGGCACGGCTCGTGGCCGCTACCGTTTCCGAGGTGCTCGCCACCGCTCGACGGCAGTAG
- a CDS encoding DUF317 domain-containing protein has protein sequence MSWAQWVLADEPILLGDQPVAWTVSARATPTSLPQWNAYFSVGTPSEAVTDFLLALEDRPDPAHGYAGPQVVLDALVGSGWIGDIDNPTAMSDPRLAATMALTALPDEGIQDGDPLVLDPEAEAAGWQAWCEPRMGAGLLWAAMFSASTPHDLVAAFAASLASPAPVLRHSLPESSEGQLTVQPTV, from the coding sequence CTGAGCTGGGCGCAGTGGGTGCTGGCCGACGAGCCCATCCTCCTGGGCGATCAGCCGGTGGCATGGACGGTTTCTGCCCGCGCCACCCCCACCAGCCTTCCCCAGTGGAATGCGTACTTCTCCGTCGGCACCCCGTCCGAGGCTGTCACCGACTTCCTGCTCGCCCTGGAGGACCGCCCGGATCCCGCCCACGGCTACGCCGGACCGCAGGTGGTTCTCGACGCGCTGGTCGGCAGCGGCTGGATCGGTGACATCGATAACCCAACCGCCATGTCCGACCCGCGGCTGGCCGCCACCATGGCCTTGACCGCTTTGCCGGATGAGGGCATTCAGGACGGCGACCCGCTCGTCCTTGATCCTGAGGCGGAAGCGGCGGGATGGCAGGCATGGTGTGAACCACGGATGGGCGCTGGTCTCCTGTGGGCTGCCATGTTCTCCGCCAGTACGCCGCATGATCTCGTTGCGGCCTTCGCCGCCTCTCTGGCCTCACCCGCACCGGTGCTGCGCCACTCCTTGCCGGAGAGCAGCGAGGGCCAGCTCACTGTGCAGCCGACTGTCTGA
- a CDS encoding mobilization protein produces MVPKIHKRGQRTIGLLCYLYGPGKAEEHVDPHLVASWDHGAPDPGRDPEVTYKQLQQLLDQPLALLAEDERPAKHVWHLSVRNGPTDRTLSDEEWGDVARRMVAAAGIDDPDQGSGCRWVAVRHADDHIHILATLVREDGNRPELDFDAVRVQAEARRLEEELGLRRLNPGDGTAAKRPTSAERHKAARQGRERTPREELRETVRRAVAGAENEKEFFDRLGDAGVLVRTRVAPSGDLLGYTVALPGDVNAQGEPVFYPGSKLGPDLSLPRIRERWSGRRTSQGAEQSVPSGPASARRRASTALWQAVLVMDGADDGVAAAYIAAAGEVLDALSKTSAAHTRRELRDAAFLFERASRSHVRAERGHDRALRQAARDLVYSGPALGRGEDGATTAMVIDAVFFLVTVAAHWHGKKAHAQQASAAQQAALHLRTAYRAASAQPMGVLAVRGRSLALPVLRRQVLRVREALPAELAEQVLAEAGWSALAATLADAEAAGYDATALLADAAARRELGSAESVSDVLVWRLRRAADLPADAQTMALPEGATASSGGAGPKAESPAAKGTQRRRR; encoded by the coding sequence ATGGTCCCCAAAATCCACAAGCGCGGGCAGCGCACCATCGGCCTCCTGTGCTACCTGTACGGGCCCGGCAAGGCCGAGGAGCACGTCGACCCGCACCTGGTGGCCTCCTGGGACCATGGCGCCCCCGACCCCGGCCGCGATCCCGAGGTCACGTACAAGCAGCTCCAGCAACTCCTCGACCAGCCCCTGGCGCTGCTCGCCGAAGACGAGCGGCCGGCGAAGCACGTGTGGCACCTGTCGGTTCGCAACGGCCCCACCGACCGGACCCTGTCCGACGAGGAATGGGGCGACGTCGCCCGCCGCATGGTCGCCGCCGCCGGCATCGACGACCCCGACCAAGGCTCCGGCTGCCGCTGGGTCGCCGTACGGCACGCGGACGACCACATCCACATCCTCGCCACCCTGGTACGCGAGGACGGCAACCGTCCGGAACTCGACTTCGACGCCGTCCGCGTCCAGGCCGAGGCCCGCCGCCTGGAAGAGGAACTGGGGCTGCGCCGCCTCAACCCCGGTGACGGCACCGCCGCCAAGCGGCCCACCAGCGCCGAACGCCACAAGGCCGCCCGCCAGGGCCGCGAGCGCACCCCCCGCGAGGAACTCCGCGAGACCGTCCGGCGTGCCGTGGCCGGCGCCGAGAACGAGAAGGAGTTCTTCGACCGCCTGGGCGACGCCGGCGTTCTGGTGCGCACGCGCGTCGCACCGTCCGGTGACCTCCTCGGGTACACGGTCGCGCTGCCCGGAGACGTCAACGCCCAAGGGGAACCGGTCTTCTACCCGGGCTCGAAGTTGGGCCCGGACCTATCCCTGCCGCGGATCCGGGAGCGCTGGTCCGGCCGCCGGACCAGTCAGGGCGCTGAGCAGTCGGTGCCGTCGGGGCCCGCATCGGCGCGGCGCCGGGCAAGCACGGCGCTGTGGCAGGCGGTGCTGGTCATGGACGGGGCGGACGACGGGGTGGCCGCGGCATACATCGCCGCTGCCGGTGAGGTCCTGGACGCGCTCTCGAAGACGTCCGCCGCCCACACCCGGCGCGAACTACGAGACGCCGCATTCCTGTTCGAACGAGCCTCCCGCTCCCACGTGCGGGCCGAACGCGGTCACGACCGGGCCCTTCGCCAGGCTGCCCGCGACCTCGTCTACAGCGGTCCTGCACTCGGGCGGGGCGAGGACGGGGCGACGACCGCAATGGTGATCGACGCCGTGTTCTTCCTGGTGACCGTAGCCGCGCACTGGCACGGGAAGAAGGCACACGCCCAGCAGGCCTCTGCCGCCCAGCAGGCTGCCCTTCACCTGCGCACGGCCTACCGGGCCGCCTCCGCGCAGCCGATGGGCGTGCTCGCCGTACGGGGCCGGTCGCTGGCCCTTCCAGTGCTGCGCCGCCAGGTCCTCCGAGTCCGGGAAGCGCTGCCGGCTGAGCTGGCGGAGCAGGTCCTGGCCGAAGCCGGATGGTCGGCGCTGGCGGCGACCCTGGCCGATGCCGAGGCAGCCGGATACGACGCCACCGCCCTGCTGGCCGACGCCGCCGCCCGACGGGAGCTGGGGAGCGCCGAGTCGGTGTCCGACGTGCTGGTGTGGCGGCTGCGCCGCGCTGCGGACCTGCCGGCCGACGCCCAGACGATGGCCTTGCCCGAAGGCGCCACCGCCTCGTCGGGCGGCGCCGGACCGAAGGCCGAGAGCCCGGCAGCGAAGGGCACGCAGCGCCGCCGGAGGTGA
- a CDS encoding plasmid mobilization protein, with protein MQSAEHQREPELNRTVRSAESCAREDRSPDVNSLPGGASYPFGYSTIGGVSKGFPAPGGQGLVRRRGTPDEEAATEGGSQPGGDQQPTHEAASASAAPSAARTRRRTYKRRQRPNVCSVRMSDDELVLVATAAKTAGVTLAGFFARAALSASRDPQTSAAAIAGRREMVAELFAARRHLGQIGNNLNQLVRAINSGAQPPDAQLDAVLDAVHRASARVQGATAQLLEHN; from the coding sequence ATGCAGTCTGCTGAACACCAGCGCGAACCGGAGCTGAACAGGACCGTCAGGTCGGCCGAATCCTGCGCCCGCGAGGACCGTTCTCCCGACGTCAACTCACTCCCAGGAGGAGCAAGTTATCCCTTTGGGTACTCCACCATCGGCGGAGTGTCCAAAGGGTTCCCTGCCCCTGGTGGGCAGGGCCTCGTCCGGCGCCGGGGGACGCCCGACGAGGAGGCTGCGACCGAGGGCGGATCGCAGCCAGGAGGGGACCAACAACCCACGCACGAAGCCGCGTCAGCCTCAGCTGCACCCTCAGCCGCCCGTACGCGACGCCGTACGTACAAGCGCCGTCAGCGCCCCAACGTGTGCAGCGTCCGTATGAGCGACGACGAGCTCGTGCTCGTCGCGACCGCTGCCAAGACAGCCGGCGTCACCCTCGCCGGCTTCTTCGCCCGCGCCGCCCTCAGCGCCTCCCGCGATCCGCAGACCAGCGCTGCGGCCATCGCAGGGCGCCGCGAGATGGTCGCCGAGCTGTTCGCTGCCCGTCGCCACCTCGGACAGATCGGCAACAACCTGAACCAGCTGGTCCGCGCGATCAACTCCGGTGCCCAGCCGCCCGACGCCCAGCTCGACGCCGTGCTCGACGCGGTCCACCGCGCCTCCGCCCGCGTCCAGGGCGCCACCGCCCAGCTCCTCGAACACAACTAG
- a CDS encoding DUF2637 domain-containing protein encodes MTEETADRYALIAAGTVIIVLTGAGFWLSYAHLAEVAGRHGLDRSPIRQWAWPATLDMFIVAGELLMLRAGLRRVTDWWAIGLTAAGSAGSIALNVAGVSGTTGSPVPLLDYVVAAVPPTGAMLAFGVLMRQIHQRIARPLRNGPTETWTGPGPRRTTAPPDPAETRTGPNPDHDETRTDTPAGPDRPSPKPGPAPDPSRTTAPPDPAKTRTGPNPDHDETRTDTPAGPDRPSPKPGPRRTRTGPVRPRTVRAKVHAGRSERRTGPRRLSEEEVVELVLPDVPAALAADGNEQITRTQLRSIMRARGIPLGNEHIGPVLTALRSATASPKSHEGATHR; translated from the coding sequence TTGACCGAGGAGACCGCCGACCGATACGCCCTGATCGCTGCCGGGACGGTGATCATCGTCTTGACCGGCGCCGGATTCTGGCTCTCCTACGCCCACCTCGCCGAAGTCGCTGGGAGGCACGGCCTGGACCGCTCGCCCATCCGGCAGTGGGCCTGGCCTGCCACGCTGGACATGTTCATCGTGGCCGGCGAGCTGCTGATGCTGCGAGCGGGTCTGCGCCGGGTGACGGACTGGTGGGCAATCGGGCTGACGGCCGCAGGGTCGGCCGGATCGATCGCGCTGAACGTCGCCGGCGTCAGCGGCACCACCGGCAGTCCGGTCCCGCTCCTGGACTACGTGGTCGCAGCCGTCCCTCCGACGGGCGCGATGCTGGCCTTCGGAGTCCTGATGCGGCAGATCCACCAGCGCATCGCCCGGCCCCTGCGGAACGGCCCAACCGAAACCTGGACCGGCCCCGGCCCGCGCCGGACCACCGCACCACCGGACCCGGCAGAGACCCGGACCGGACCGAACCCGGACCACGACGAAACCCGGACCGACACCCCCGCCGGACCGGACCGCCCCAGCCCGAAACCCGGACCGGCCCCGGACCCAAGCCGGACCACCGCACCACCAGACCCGGCAAAGACCCGGACCGGACCGAACCCGGACCACGACGAAACCCGGACCGACACCCCCGCCGGACCGGACCGCCCCAGCCCGAAACCCGGACCGCGGCGGACTCGGACCGGACCGGTACGTCCCCGGACCGTCCGGGCGAAGGTCCACGCCGGACGGTCCGAGCGCCGGACCGGACCGCGCCGCCTGTCCGAGGAAGAGGTTGTCGAGCTGGTCCTCCCGGACGTCCCCGCAGCCCTGGCTGCGGATGGGAACGAGCAGATCACCCGAACCCAGCTGCGGAGCATCATGCGCGCCCGCGGCATCCCCCTCGGCAACGAGCACATTGGCCCCGTCCTGACCGCGCTTCGCTCTGCGACCGCCTCCCCCAAGTCCCACGAAGGAGCCACCCACCGATGA
- a CDS encoding WhiB family transcriptional regulator — translation MRQITTNTQPVPDLRGIADISWHDRGNCHDLDTAEADRMFFPAPRAHADIAEAKTLCGACPVRQDCFTHAMDNDIRWGLWGGLTEAERKPWRAKVAKRLDYQRVRAALMGRDVHLSAAERDAVTRAAHVRGWSTSRLAYVLGVDFDHARDLLRRAAHAVADRDRYWKVPAADSQASPAGSNDEDDNGSAPEETFCQVPRQAQTRELNDALRKAA, via the coding sequence ATGCGCCAAATCACCACCAACACCCAGCCCGTGCCCGACCTGCGTGGCATCGCCGACATCTCGTGGCACGACCGAGGGAACTGCCACGACCTGGACACTGCCGAAGCGGACCGGATGTTCTTCCCCGCGCCGCGGGCCCACGCCGACATCGCCGAGGCCAAGACCTTGTGCGGCGCCTGCCCCGTGCGGCAGGACTGCTTCACCCATGCCATGGACAACGACATCCGCTGGGGCCTGTGGGGCGGGCTGACCGAGGCGGAACGCAAGCCCTGGCGGGCCAAGGTCGCCAAGCGACTCGACTACCAGCGGGTCCGCGCCGCCCTCATGGGCCGGGACGTCCACCTTTCTGCCGCCGAGCGCGACGCCGTCACCCGCGCCGCCCACGTACGCGGCTGGAGCACCTCACGGCTGGCCTACGTCCTCGGGGTCGATTTCGACCACGCCCGCGACCTCCTGCGCCGGGCGGCGCACGCAGTGGCAGACCGCGACCGGTACTGGAAGGTCCCCGCCGCGGACAGCCAGGCCAGCCCCGCCGGCAGCAACGACGAGGACGACAACGGAAGCGCACCCGAGGAAACGTTCTGCCAGGTGCCGCGCCAGGCCCAGACGCGCGAGCTCAACGACGCTCTGCGGAAGGCGGCATGA
- a CDS encoding ATP-binding protein: MAWMRRKLAERGIDPTAPIADTPEAIPALEAAQLRIPRDYREARVEHPAVADWVRTIAGSAVGHAANPLNPHFGAAGQREITHGRSLLLWGSTGAGKTHQAYAAIRALTASGCGVRWHATTAADLYGEMRARGGGDPEYLLRRIVRIPLLLLDDLGAAKASEWNEEITFRLLNWRAQNQMPTIVTSNLPPVRTPGMATGQPVLRDKVGDRVISRLSGMCTPVHLDGPDRRFRAA; this comes from the coding sequence ATGGCCTGGATGCGGCGCAAGCTCGCCGAGCGCGGCATCGACCCCACCGCCCCAATCGCGGACACCCCGGAAGCGATCCCCGCGCTTGAGGCCGCTCAGCTGCGAATCCCGCGCGATTACCGCGAGGCTCGCGTCGAGCACCCAGCCGTAGCCGATTGGGTCCGCACCATCGCCGGCAGCGCCGTCGGCCACGCGGCGAACCCGCTGAACCCGCACTTCGGGGCTGCCGGGCAGCGGGAGATCACCCACGGCCGCAGCCTGCTGCTGTGGGGCTCCACCGGCGCCGGCAAGACACACCAGGCGTACGCCGCGATCCGCGCCTTGACCGCCTCCGGGTGCGGGGTGCGCTGGCACGCCACGACCGCCGCCGACCTGTACGGCGAGATGCGGGCCCGGGGCGGTGGCGATCCCGAGTACCTGCTGCGCCGGATCGTACGGATCCCGCTGCTGCTCCTGGACGACCTCGGCGCCGCGAAGGCCTCCGAGTGGAACGAGGAGATCACCTTCCGCCTGCTGAACTGGCGGGCGCAGAACCAGATGCCGACGATCGTCACCTCCAACCTGCCGCCGGTGCGTACCCCTGGGATGGCGACCGGGCAGCCGGTGCTGCGGGACAAGGTCGGCGACCGAGTGATCTCCCGCCTATCCGGCATGTGTACCCCGGTCCACCTCGACGGCCCTGACCGCCGCTTCCGCGCCGCCTGA
- a CDS encoding helix-turn-helix transcriptional regulator codes for MVAQGIVPFGDDRAENKGARGGEIAGQFMGFGGWLKRWRQAAGITQAPVAKALGMGVRTYRNVEKGAVPPRFTKPQCEALADLLGLDKSERHALLLYNIGTTLDGDPQIDASPELRRALRLLIDRQMPSPTYLTDRNWNILAYNAAMAEWWPWVMEPRANLMRWALTNPEARTQYHDWEMHAAAYIRLLKFAQATHKDNVELIDLIAEVRQNPDVERIWRTEADLEADRDGHVFRMIIPALGWETVEVVSHVLYPASMPHCRFVVITWVEAESSDDETDALGGKRNAWAHADPSTSTPQPSAQAEADAARRRAARALTARLVVDSADEAAALAGPDGVPLPALSVLAGPECRLTLSPENHSVVWAIQEVPGEWGITQLGAGAVVDRIHRPIVDPQARAELKLLLRASLPDSDQAAISRLHGQLPQVDLRAALLREIFNDLQEGEGPPR; via the coding sequence ATGGTTGCTCAGGGGATAGTCCCCTTCGGCGATGACCGCGCCGAGAACAAGGGCGCACGCGGCGGAGAAATCGCCGGTCAGTTCATGGGGTTCGGTGGCTGGCTCAAGCGATGGCGCCAAGCGGCGGGGATCACCCAGGCCCCGGTGGCCAAGGCCCTCGGTATGGGGGTGCGGACCTACCGCAACGTGGAGAAGGGGGCCGTTCCGCCCCGGTTCACCAAGCCCCAGTGCGAAGCGCTCGCGGATCTGCTCGGGCTCGACAAGAGCGAGCGCCACGCCCTGCTGCTCTACAACATCGGCACCACGCTCGACGGTGACCCGCAGATCGACGCCAGTCCGGAGCTGCGCCGGGCACTTCGCCTTCTGATCGACAGGCAGATGCCCTCGCCTACGTACCTGACCGACCGCAATTGGAACATCCTCGCGTACAACGCGGCGATGGCCGAGTGGTGGCCCTGGGTCATGGAGCCGCGCGCCAACCTCATGCGCTGGGCCCTGACGAACCCCGAGGCCCGCACCCAATACCACGACTGGGAAATGCACGCCGCGGCCTACATCCGTTTGCTGAAGTTCGCCCAGGCCACCCACAAGGACAACGTCGAGCTCATCGACCTGATCGCCGAGGTTCGCCAGAACCCGGACGTCGAGCGGATATGGCGCACCGAGGCCGACCTGGAGGCCGACAGGGACGGCCACGTCTTCCGGATGATCATCCCTGCCCTGGGCTGGGAAACCGTCGAAGTCGTCTCCCACGTCCTGTACCCGGCGTCGATGCCGCACTGCCGGTTCGTGGTGATCACCTGGGTCGAGGCCGAGTCCTCCGATGACGAGACCGACGCCCTGGGTGGCAAGCGGAACGCCTGGGCCCATGCCGATCCCAGCACGTCCACTCCGCAGCCCTCTGCCCAGGCCGAAGCCGATGCCGCCCGCCGCCGCGCGGCCCGCGCGCTCACCGCCCGCCTCGTCGTCGACAGCGCAGACGAAGCCGCAGCGCTCGCCGGCCCCGACGGCGTCCCGCTCCCAGCACTCAGCGTGCTGGCCGGGCCGGAGTGCCGACTCACCCTGTCGCCCGAGAATCACTCCGTGGTGTGGGCGATCCAGGAAGTCCCTGGGGAGTGGGGCATCACGCAGCTGGGTGCCGGAGCCGTCGTCGACCGCATCCACCGGCCGATCGTGGACCCCCAGGCCAGAGCGGAGCTGAAGCTACTTCTGCGCGCCTCGCTACCGGACTCCGACCAGGCGGCCATCAGCCGGCTCCACGGGCAACTGCCCCAGGTTGACCTCCGGGCCGCCCTCCTTCGCGAGATCTTCAACGACCTCCAAGAGGGCGAGGGCCCGCCCCGCTAG
- a CDS encoding acyl-CoA thioesterase, with protein MSRHIYDCPVRWSDLDANGHLNSSRYGVLLEETRMRMFSMLVPKDPAERLARNFLLREQTIRYRHPLETWETPVRIEAWVADVKRVSLTFHFEVKGDEHVYATATSVVAGYDSIRGGIRRFEQDELDVFNNYADATQAANS; from the coding sequence GTGTCCCGACACATCTACGACTGCCCCGTTCGCTGGTCGGACCTCGACGCGAACGGACACCTCAACAGCTCCCGTTACGGCGTCCTTCTGGAAGAGACCCGCATGCGCATGTTCAGCATGCTGGTCCCCAAGGACCCCGCCGAGCGCCTGGCTCGCAACTTCCTGCTGCGCGAGCAGACCATCCGCTACCGGCACCCGCTTGAGACCTGGGAGACTCCGGTCCGCATCGAAGCCTGGGTGGCTGACGTCAAGCGCGTCTCCCTCACCTTCCACTTCGAGGTCAAGGGCGACGAGCATGTCTACGCCACCGCGACCTCCGTCGTGGCCGGTTACGACTCCATCCGGGGCGGTATCCGCCGCTTCGAGCAGGATGAACTCGACGTGTTCAACAACTACGCCGACGCCACCCAGGCCGCCAACAGCTGA
- a CDS encoding ArsR/SmtB family transcription factor, with product MTVPLYQAKAEFFRMLGHPVRIRVLELLQDGPMPVRDLLAAIEVEPSALSQQLAVLRRSGIVTSTRDGSTVVYALAGGDVAQLMLAARRILTEVLTGQSELLEELRESEVPAS from the coding sequence ATGACGGTTCCGCTGTATCAGGCCAAGGCCGAGTTCTTCCGGATGCTCGGGCACCCGGTGCGGATAAGGGTTCTGGAGCTGTTGCAGGACGGGCCGATGCCGGTGCGCGACCTGCTGGCCGCGATCGAGGTCGAGCCCTCCGCCCTGTCCCAGCAGCTCGCGGTCCTTCGGCGCTCGGGGATCGTCACCTCGACCCGCGACGGATCGACCGTGGTCTACGCACTGGCGGGCGGGGACGTTGCGCAGCTGATGCTGGCGGCGCGGCGGATCCTGACCGAGGTGCTGACCGGGCAGAGCGAGCTGCTGGAGGAACTGCGCGAGTCCGAGGTCCCGGCCTCGTGA
- a CDS encoding SulP family inorganic anion transporter yields MARSPRRDLLAGLTVAIVALPLALGFGVSSGLGAEAGLATAVVAGALAALFGGSNLQVSGPTGAMTVVLVPIVAQYGPGGVLTVGLMAGVLLVGLALLRAGQYMRYVPAPVVEGFTLGIACVIGLQQIPNALGVDKPEGEKVLLVAWRALVEFVAFPNWTAIGLSVGVAVVMLAGARWKPTIPFSIVAVIAATVIVQVFRLDEAAPIGDLPSGLPAPSLAFLDASAFGSLLAPAVAVAALAALESLLSATVADGMTVGQQHDPDKELFGQGIANLAAPLFGGVPATAAIARTAVNVRTGASSRLAALTHAAVLAVIVFAAAPLVSKIPLAALAGVLLATAIRMVEVGSLRAMAKATRSDAVVLVLTAAATLILDLVYAVIIGLVVAGALALKAVASQARMEQVDFRPDLPGEHSDEEHALLAEHIVAYRIDGPLFFAGAHRFLLELSEVADVKVVILRMARVTTLDATGALVLKDAVEKLNRRGIAVMTSGIRPGQRQALDAVGALELLRLKGREYATTPEAIAGAHKHLEQAGLLPRTHHLPHRTRKAAR; encoded by the coding sequence ATGGCCCGTAGCCCCCGCCGGGATCTCCTGGCCGGGCTCACCGTGGCGATCGTCGCCCTTCCCCTCGCCCTCGGATTCGGTGTCTCCTCCGGCCTGGGCGCCGAGGCGGGGCTGGCCACCGCCGTCGTCGCGGGCGCGCTCGCCGCGCTGTTCGGCGGATCGAACCTCCAGGTTTCCGGCCCGACCGGTGCGATGACCGTGGTCCTGGTGCCGATCGTTGCCCAGTACGGGCCCGGCGGCGTCCTCACCGTCGGCCTGATGGCCGGGGTGCTGCTGGTCGGTCTCGCCCTTCTGCGGGCCGGTCAGTACATGCGGTACGTGCCGGCGCCGGTGGTGGAGGGCTTCACCCTGGGGATCGCGTGCGTGATCGGCCTCCAGCAGATACCCAACGCACTCGGGGTCGACAAGCCCGAGGGCGAGAAGGTCCTGCTCGTGGCCTGGCGGGCACTCGTGGAGTTCGTGGCCTTCCCGAACTGGACGGCGATCGGCCTCTCCGTGGGGGTCGCGGTGGTCATGCTGGCCGGAGCGCGGTGGAAGCCGACGATCCCGTTCTCCATCGTCGCGGTGATCGCCGCGACCGTGATCGTGCAGGTCTTCCGCCTTGACGAGGCGGCGCCGATCGGGGACCTGCCCTCCGGGCTCCCCGCCCCGTCCCTGGCCTTCCTCGACGCTTCCGCCTTCGGCTCGCTGCTGGCTCCGGCGGTCGCGGTCGCGGCGCTCGCCGCGCTGGAGTCCCTGCTGTCGGCGACCGTGGCGGACGGGATGACGGTGGGCCAGCAGCACGATCCGGACAAGGAACTGTTCGGGCAGGGCATCGCCAACCTCGCGGCCCCGCTGTTCGGCGGAGTTCCCGCCACCGCCGCCATCGCCCGTACCGCGGTCAACGTCCGTACCGGTGCCTCCTCCCGGCTGGCCGCGCTCACCCACGCCGCGGTGCTCGCGGTGATCGTGTTCGCCGCAGCACCCCTCGTCTCTAAAATCCCCCTCGCCGCCCTGGCCGGCGTGCTGCTGGCCACGGCGATCCGCATGGTGGAGGTCGGCTCGCTGCGCGCGATGGCGAAGGCAACCCGCTCGGATGCCGTCGTCCTCGTCCTGACCGCCGCCGCCACCCTGATCCTCGACCTCGTATACGCGGTGATCATCGGCCTCGTCGTCGCCGGAGCCCTCGCCCTGAAGGCGGTGGCGAGCCAGGCCCGGATGGAGCAGGTCGACTTCCGCCCGGACCTGCCCGGCGAGCACAGCGACGAGGAACACGCCCTGCTCGCGGAGCACATCGTCGCCTACCGCATCGACGGACCCCTCTTCTTCGCCGGCGCCCACCGCTTCCTCCTCGAACTCTCCGAAGTCGCCGACGTGAAGGTCGTCATCCTGCGCATGGCGAGGGTGACCACCCTGGACGCCACCGGCGCCCTCGTCCTCAAGGACGCCGTGGAGAAGCTGAACCGGCGCGGCATCGCCGTGATGACCTCCGGCATCCGGCCCGGCCAGCGCCAAGCCCTGGACGCCGTAGGCGCCCTGGAGCTGCTGCGCCTCAAGGGCCGCGAGTACGCCACCACCCCGGAGGCGATCGCCGGAGCCCACAAGCACCTGGAGCAGGCGGGCCTGCTGCCCCGTACGCACCACCTACCGCACCGCACCCGGAAGGCCGCTCGATGA
- a CDS encoding pyridoxamine 5'-phosphate oxidase family protein, which translates to MTVPADRRMIEVSGTEALWLLEGSAQGRLVYVQRELAVVRPAAHVMEYGRLVVRAPVQAATIPGRALLTYQVDEIRTPAGTGWTVSAHGPADVIADPDEAAHYRRTLPGWAHGPHDTLLRLHPQSVSGFRLARTATEAGR; encoded by the coding sequence ATGACCGTCCCCGCCGACCGCCGCATGATCGAGGTCTCCGGTACCGAAGCTCTGTGGCTCCTCGAAGGCTCCGCCCAAGGCCGCCTCGTCTACGTCCAGCGCGAGCTGGCCGTCGTCCGCCCCGCCGCACACGTGATGGAGTACGGACGGCTCGTCGTCCGCGCCCCCGTTCAAGCTGCCACGATTCCCGGACGCGCGTTGCTGACCTACCAGGTCGATGAGATCCGAACACCGGCCGGCACCGGCTGGACGGTCAGCGCGCACGGCCCGGCGGATGTCATCGCCGACCCGGATGAGGCCGCCCACTACCGGCGTACCCTGCCTGGCTGGGCGCACGGCCCCCACGACACCCTGCTGCGCCTGCACCCGCAGTCCGTTTCCGGATTCCGCCTGGCCCGCACCGCGACGGAGGCGGGCCGGTGA